The Deinococcus cellulosilyticus NBRC 106333 = KACC 11606 genome contains a region encoding:
- a CDS encoding LacI family DNA-binding transcriptional regulator, which produces MAAVTLEMVAKTAGVSTATVSRIINGTGKVSARRRKQVMDAIEKLGYRPNMVAQSLARGQSMNVGVLTQDISSPFFSQIHKGIEQGFQGSHYHPIFVSEEWRDDREHAALEVLLNRRVDALIVLGGYIEDEVLRKVNAATPIVIVGRQITGLEQQCLQVNNHRGGYLATRHLLALGHRHIAHLAGPDTHYDAVDRLSGYMEALQEARVPLNRQLVVDGEFSEEGGMRATERLLSQGIPFTAIFAANDQSALGAQLVLQKKGLKIPQDISVVGYDDLAGSAFSYPPLTTIRQPSLKLGMAAAHQVLALLEGHPYRPPTFSCELVVRESSGPAPGVKIEVEPLVPSEPSAKSQGVQKRRRATGKNSSSG; this is translated from the coding sequence ATGGCTGCTGTGACCCTGGAAATGGTGGCAAAGACAGCCGGAGTGTCTACGGCCACCGTCTCACGCATCATCAACGGCACCGGGAAAGTCAGTGCCAGACGGCGCAAGCAGGTGATGGATGCCATCGAGAAACTGGGGTACCGTCCGAACATGGTGGCACAATCCCTGGCGAGGGGGCAATCCATGAATGTGGGCGTGCTGACCCAGGACATCTCCAGTCCTTTTTTCAGTCAGATTCACAAAGGGATCGAACAGGGTTTTCAGGGCAGCCACTACCACCCCATTTTTGTTTCAGAAGAATGGCGGGATGACCGGGAACATGCCGCCCTCGAAGTGCTGCTGAACCGCCGGGTGGACGCCCTGATTGTGCTTGGGGGCTACATTGAAGATGAGGTGTTGCGCAAGGTCAACGCCGCCACACCCATTGTGATTGTGGGTCGCCAGATCACAGGTCTGGAACAGCAGTGCCTGCAGGTGAACAACCACAGGGGAGGATACCTTGCCACCCGGCACCTGCTGGCCCTCGGGCACAGACACATCGCCCACCTTGCCGGGCCGGACACCCACTATGACGCCGTGGACCGCCTCTCCGGGTACATGGAGGCCCTGCAGGAGGCCAGGGTTCCCCTGAACCGGCAACTGGTGGTGGACGGCGAATTCAGTGAAGAGGGAGGAATGCGGGCCACGGAGCGTCTGCTCTCCCAGGGGATTCCCTTCACAGCCATTTTTGCAGCCAACGACCAGTCTGCACTGGGTGCACAACTGGTGCTGCAGAAAAAAGGCCTGAAAATCCCGCAGGACATCTCGGTGGTGGGGTACGACGATCTGGCAGGGAGTGCTTTCAGTTATCCACCCCTGACCACCATCAGACAGCCTTCCCTGAAACTGGGCATGGCGGCTGCGCATCAGGTGCTGGCGCTTCTTGAAGGCCACCCGTACAGACCTCCCACTTTCAGTTGTGAACTGGTGGTTCGCGAATCCTCTGGACCTGCTCCGGGGGTGAAAATCGAGGTGGAGCCCCTGGTTCCTTCAGAACCCTCTGCAAAATCCCAGGGCGTGCAGAAGCGCAGAAGGGCCACAGGCAAAAACAGTTCTTCTGGGTGA